TGCTCGCGCCGATCGACAAGCCGCGTCAGCGGTCGTCGAGTCGCTCACCACCACGATGGAATAGGGTGGCAGCGTGCCATTTTCGGAATGCCAGCGGGCTGTCCGGCAGGTCTTGTCCTCGGTCCAGGAAACGGTGGACACCGCGTACTCCTCGTGATCGAACGTGCAAAGGGCACGACGAGCACTTCGACGCGGGGTCGCGAAAGACCTGTGCGGCCAGCGCACAGGAGTCAGTAGGTCGTCTCTACGCCCGCGCCGAAGTGCGCGGGAAATCACCGAGAACCATCCCGAGTGTCATGGCCGGACCTTTCCGTAGGAGACATCCGAGTCTCCCACAGCGCTGCCCGGTAAGCCGAACCCTCGGGCAGGCACCGCTGAGGCCCGTTTCGGCGCGCAAGCGGCAAAGTGGCCCATCGGCTGCGGCAGGACCGGTCACAATGCCACTCTTGCACAAATCGGTACTACAGGTAGTACCATTGGTCAGTGGGTAAGCGTGAGAAGCTCCTGGCGAAGATGCGGGAATCACAAACCAACGTGAGCTACCAGGATCTCTACAACGTCTGCTGCGATCACTTCGGGCTCCCACGCCAAGAAGGCAGCAGCCATGCCGTCTTCAAGATGCCTTGGGCAGGTGACCCACGTGTAAATATCCAAAAGGGACGGGACGGGAATGCCAAGTCCTACCAAGTCAGGCAAGTGCTCGCAGCGATAGACAAGCTGCTCGAGATAGAAGCAAAGGAGGATGCCTGATGTCCGACCTGCACCACCTACCGGACTATACGCACTACGCGTACCGCGTCCTCTGGTCGTCCGAAGACCAGGA
Above is a genomic segment from Nocardia sputorum containing:
- a CDS encoding toxin HicA, which translates into the protein MGKREKLLAKMRESQTNVSYQDLYNVCCDHFGLPRQEGSSHAVFKMPWAGDPRVNIQKGRDGNAKSYQVRQVLAAIDKLLEIEAKEDA